From a single Hippoglossus stenolepis isolate QCI-W04-F060 chromosome 2, HSTE1.2, whole genome shotgun sequence genomic region:
- the hemgn gene encoding hemogen, producing MSLNSFIVGLTMEKTLQQEKQETEYKNPNDDQGGIHRRLRDRDLLRKRKAETEEKDQWVLGEERQRKRSRADEKSGTKRRGRPKKSESTLEIPVSQDEVVPGSVGVVSEQTSGSLTPSLTAGSDKPESQPVPAASSSIPVLEPVLTSLYAPLLTSPAPVNQSPALLSLSVPAPLPTSVVDAALVLLQAPDAVPVPALSRVPVPVPAPPQVETLCTESQDRDPFDQVLIEDLGPDEEEDLSLLQDKTADEDLTEPPSINIPEQDKIFSIPTLSSQPPPEYLPGNYSNL from the exons ATGAGTTTGAATTCATTCATAGTGGGACTAACAATGGAGAAGACgttgcagcaggagaaacaagagACAGAATATAAAAATCCAAATGACGACCAag GTGGAATCCACCGCCGATTGCGGGACAGGGATCTGCTCAGAAAGAGGAAGGCCGAGACTGAAGAGAAGGACCAGTGGGTTTTGGG agaggagaggcagaggaaaagaTCGAGGGCTGATGAGAAGAGCGGCACAAAAAGGAGAGGGAGGCCCAAGAAGAGTGAGTCCACGCTGGAGATACCTGTCAGTCAGGACGAGGTTGTGCCTGGATCTGTGGGGGTTGTCTCAGAGCAAACATCAGGCTCTCTGACCCCCTCGCTCACTGCAGGCAGTGACAAACCAGAGTCACAACCTGTCCCTGCCGCCTCTTCCTCCATCCCAGTCCTGGAGCCTGTCCTGACCTCTCTCTATGCTCCTCTTCTGACTTCTCCAGCACCAGTTAACCAAAGTCCagctcttctttctctctcagttccTGCCCCTCTTCCCACCAGTGTTGTAGATGCAGCTTTGGTCCTTCTGCAAGCTCCAGATGCTGTTCCAGTCCCAGCTCTGTCTCGAGTCCCTGTTCCAGTTCCAGCTCCTCCCCAGGTAGAGACCCTCTGCACAGAGTCACAAGACAGAGACCCCTTTGACCAGGTCCTGATTGAAGACTTGGGCccagatgaggaggaagaccTCTCCCTTTTGCAAGACAAAACAGCTGATGAAG atttgactGAGCCACCGTCGATCAACATACCTGAACAAGACAAAATCTTCTCCATTCCAACTTTGTCTTCTCAACCTCCACCAGAATATCTCCCAGGAAATTATTCTAATTTGTAA